From Thermomonas sp. XSG, one genomic window encodes:
- a CDS encoding thiazole synthase: MQVYDIELGSRLWLGSARYPSPAILSKAVRGADCDVVTVSLRRENARAGAGQAFWSLIGDLGVRVLPNTAGCHSVNEAVTTAQMARELFGTRWIKLEVLGEGELLQPDVFGLVEAARILCDDGFDVFPYTTADLGVADRLLEAGCRVLMPWGAPIGSGRGLSDPFALRALRARFPDVPMVVDAGLGLPSHAAAAMELGFDAVLANTAVALAADPVRMARAFADAVRAGHAAHAAGPMPVRDFAEPSTPVIGQAWRA, encoded by the coding sequence ATGCAGGTGTACGACATCGAACTGGGCTCGCGTCTGTGGCTGGGCAGCGCACGCTATCCCTCGCCGGCGATCCTGTCCAAGGCAGTGCGCGGCGCGGACTGCGACGTGGTGACGGTGTCGCTGCGCCGCGAAAACGCCCGGGCAGGCGCCGGCCAGGCGTTCTGGTCGCTGATCGGCGACCTCGGCGTGCGGGTGCTGCCCAATACCGCCGGCTGCCATTCGGTGAATGAGGCCGTCACCACCGCGCAGATGGCGCGCGAGCTGTTCGGCACGCGTTGGATCAAGCTGGAAGTGCTGGGTGAAGGCGAGCTGCTGCAGCCGGACGTGTTCGGGCTGGTGGAGGCCGCGCGGATCCTCTGCGACGACGGCTTCGATGTGTTTCCGTACACCACCGCCGACCTCGGCGTGGCCGACCGCCTGCTCGAGGCGGGCTGCCGCGTGCTGATGCCGTGGGGCGCGCCGATCGGCAGCGGTCGCGGGCTGTCCGATCCGTTCGCGCTGCGCGCGCTGCGTGCGCGCTTCCCCGACGTGCCGATGGTGGTGGACGCCGGCCTCGGCCTGCCCTCGCACGCAGCGGCGGCGATGGAGCTGGGTTTCGACGCAGTGCTGGCCAACACCGCGGTGGCGCTGGCCGCCGACCCGGTGCGGATGGCACGCGCATTTGCCGATGCGGTGCGCGCCGGCCACGCCGCGCATGCCGCGGGGCCGATGCCGGTGCGCGACTTTGCCGAGCCGTCCACGCCCGTCATCGGCCAGGCCTGGCGCGCATGA
- the rpoH gene encoding RNA polymerase sigma factor RpoH yields MTTNALVANNLPIPSAMGSLEAYISGVHQIPVLSVEDEQRLAHRLREDNDIAAAQELILSHLRFVVHVARGYSGYGLQLGDLIQEGNIGLMKAVKRFDPSVGVRLVSFAVHWIRAEMHEFIIKNWRIVKVATTKAQRKLFFNLRKSKTRLGWLNAEEVRLVAKDLNVSEREVMEMESRLSGRDIGFDAPDDADDDHAPPAPVSYLVAHDADPAAAYESADSEADQLEVLREGMARLDARSRDIIRRRWLDADSKVTLQELADEYGVSAERIRQIEANALKKMKALFAA; encoded by the coding sequence ATGACCACCAACGCGCTTGTCGCCAACAACCTGCCGATCCCCAGCGCCATGGGCTCGCTGGAGGCCTACATCAGCGGCGTGCACCAGATCCCGGTGCTGTCGGTGGAGGACGAGCAGCGGCTGGCCCATCGCCTGCGCGAGGACAACGACATCGCCGCGGCGCAGGAGCTGATCCTGTCGCACCTGCGCTTCGTTGTGCACGTGGCCCGCGGCTACAGCGGCTACGGGCTGCAGCTGGGCGACCTGATCCAGGAAGGCAATATCGGCCTGATGAAGGCGGTCAAGCGCTTCGACCCCTCGGTGGGCGTGCGCTTGGTCAGCTTCGCGGTGCACTGGATCCGCGCCGAGATGCACGAGTTCATCATCAAGAACTGGCGCATCGTGAAGGTGGCCACCACCAAGGCGCAGCGCAAGCTGTTCTTCAACCTGCGCAAGAGCAAGACCCGCTTGGGCTGGCTCAATGCGGAGGAAGTGCGGCTGGTGGCCAAGGACCTGAACGTCTCCGAGCGTGAAGTGATGGAGATGGAGTCGCGCCTGTCCGGCCGCGACATCGGTTTCGACGCGCCCGACGACGCCGACGACGACCACGCCCCGCCGGCGCCGGTCAGCTATCTGGTCGCCCACGACGCCGACCCGGCCGCCGCCTATGAATCCGCCGACAGCGAAGCCGACCAGCTGGAGGTGCTGCGCGAAGGCATGGCCCGGCTCGACGCCCGCTCGCGCGACATCATCCGGCGCCGCTGGCTGGACGCCGACAGCAAGGTCACGCTGCAGGAATTGGCCGACGAATACGGCGTCTCCGCCGAGCGCATCCGCCAGATCGAAGCCAATGCGCTGAAGAAGATGAAGGCGCTGTTCGCGGCCTAA
- the tal gene encoding transaldolase, with translation MKSQLEQLRTHSAVVADTGDIEAIARFMPMDATTNPSLLLKAAALPAYAPHLAASAAAASGDDPLGDACDRLAVAIGSEIVKLIPGRVSTEVDARLSFDTEATVARARRLVRLYADAGIGSDRLLIKIAATWEGIRAAERLEREGIHCNLTLLFSFAQAVACAEAGVYLVSPFVGRILDWHLANGMAPPATPQDDPGVQSVTRIWQHYKQHGYDTVVMGASFRNTGQVLALAGCDRLTISPELLAELERSDAPVTRALDETVQRLAPPAALDEAGFRARHAEDAMAREKLEEGIRKFAADQQQLEALLAAKLG, from the coding sequence GTGAAGTCCCAGCTCGAACAGCTCCGCACCCATTCCGCCGTGGTCGCCGACACCGGCGACATCGAAGCCATCGCCCGCTTCATGCCGATGGATGCCACCACCAATCCGTCGCTGCTGCTGAAGGCCGCGGCGCTGCCGGCCTATGCCCCGCATCTGGCGGCCAGCGCGGCGGCGGCCAGCGGTGACGACCCGCTTGGTGACGCCTGCGACAGGCTGGCGGTGGCGATCGGCAGCGAGATCGTCAAGCTGATTCCCGGGCGGGTGTCCACCGAAGTGGATGCGCGCCTGAGCTTCGATACCGAGGCCACCGTGGCACGCGCGCGCCGGCTGGTGCGGCTGTATGCCGATGCCGGGATCGGCAGCGACCGTCTGTTGATCAAGATCGCCGCCACGTGGGAAGGCATCCGCGCCGCCGAACGGCTGGAGCGCGAAGGCATCCACTGCAACCTGACCCTGCTGTTCTCGTTCGCGCAGGCGGTGGCCTGCGCCGAGGCCGGCGTCTACCTGGTCTCCCCCTTCGTCGGCCGCATCCTCGACTGGCACCTGGCCAACGGCATGGCGCCGCCCGCCACGCCGCAGGACGACCCCGGCGTGCAGTCGGTCACGCGCATCTGGCAGCACTACAAGCAGCACGGCTATGACACCGTGGTCATGGGGGCCAGCTTCCGCAACACCGGCCAGGTGCTGGCGCTGGCCGGCTGTGACCGGCTGACCATCTCCCCGGAACTGCTTGCCGAACTGGAGCGCTCGGACGCCCCGGTGACGCGCGCGCTGGATGAGACCGTCCAGCGCCTCGCACCGCCCGCGGCGCTGGACGAGGCCGGCTTCCGCGCCCGCCACGCCGAGGACGCGATGGCGCGCGAGAAGCTGGAGGAAGGCATCCGCAAGTTCGCCGCCGACCAGCAGCAGCTGGAAGCCCTGCTGGCGGCGAAGCTTGGCTGA
- a CDS encoding primosomal protein N' — protein MTAPAILRVALPVPLPRLFDYLPPPGLEASAVAVGARLRVPFGQREVCGLVVGHGLAEPGVELRAALAAPDGAPLLQGELLASLRWLAAYLHAPLGEVLAAALPAALRRGEPLPDITRHGWVLNEAGRTALAAMRAGKPKALAGLLVDVRDEDWLDATSPGWRTPLRALRERGLVERVAETGSGSLPRGSGPDPVPSAFSPNTEQQVAIDAIRSAEGFAPFLLDGVTGSGKTEVYLQAIADCLARGRQALVLVPEIGLTPQALARFRARLGVPVHALHSGLTDSERAATWLAAASGQAQVIVGTRSAVFVPLPEAGLIVVDEEHDGSYKQFDGIRYHARDFAIVRARALAVPVVLGSATPSLETLHNAQSGRYALLRLRRRAGDARPPQVRVLDVRKRPLHAGLSEESLAAIRAALDAGGQVLVFRNRRGYAPVLLCHDCGWSAHCPRCSTPERPTAMTVHAHGKRLQCHHCGHRRPSPPACPDCASLALQPQGNGTERIEAELQARFDAVPVIRIDRGSTGQRDGLQKHLDALGNRPGILIGTQMLAKGHDLGNLVLVVVVGIDEGLFSADFRSGEKLAQLLIQVAGRAGRADRPGTVLLQTHHPEHPLLQTLVGGGYHAFADGELALREAAGFPPFAHLALLRAEAKRAELPLQFLQLAKTLLDSSAIEVHGPLPAPMPRRAGFVRSQLLLAAPARAALHAALDVAVPALYAAPDARRVRWSLDVDPLDLY, from the coding sequence ATGACTGCTCCCGCGATCCTGCGCGTGGCCCTGCCGGTGCCGCTGCCGCGCCTGTTCGACTACCTGCCGCCGCCGGGCCTCGAGGCCTCGGCGGTAGCGGTGGGCGCGCGCCTGCGGGTGCCGTTCGGCCAGCGCGAGGTCTGTGGACTGGTCGTCGGGCATGGGCTGGCGGAGCCGGGCGTCGAGCTGCGCGCCGCGCTGGCGGCGCCGGACGGGGCGCCGTTGCTGCAGGGCGAACTGCTGGCCTCGCTGCGATGGCTGGCGGCCTACCTGCATGCGCCGCTGGGAGAAGTGCTTGCCGCCGCGCTGCCGGCCGCGCTGCGGCGCGGCGAGCCGCTGCCGGACATCACCCGCCATGGCTGGGTATTGAACGAAGCGGGGCGCACCGCGCTGGCGGCAATGCGCGCGGGCAAACCGAAGGCGTTGGCCGGTCTGCTGGTGGACGTGCGCGACGAGGATTGGCTGGATGCCACATCGCCAGGCTGGCGCACACCCCTGCGCGCGCTGCGCGAGCGCGGGCTGGTCGAGCGGGTAGCCGAAACGGGGTCAGGTTCACTACCTCGTGGAAGTGGACCTGACCCCGTTCCTTCCGCTTTCTCTCCCAATACCGAGCAGCAGGTCGCCATCGACGCGATCCGCAGTGCCGAAGGCTTCGCGCCCTTCCTGCTGGACGGCGTCACCGGCAGTGGCAAGACCGAGGTCTACCTGCAGGCGATCGCCGACTGCCTGGCGCGCGGCAGGCAGGCGCTGGTCCTGGTGCCGGAGATCGGCCTGACCCCGCAGGCGCTGGCGCGCTTCCGTGCGCGTCTGGGCGTGCCGGTGCATGCGCTGCATTCCGGTCTCACCGACAGCGAACGGGCCGCGACCTGGCTGGCCGCCGCCAGCGGGCAGGCGCAGGTGATCGTGGGCACGCGCTCGGCCGTGTTCGTACCGCTGCCGGAGGCCGGCCTGATCGTCGTCGACGAGGAACACGACGGCAGCTACAAGCAGTTCGACGGCATCCGCTACCACGCCCGCGATTTCGCCATCGTGCGCGCCCGCGCGCTGGCCGTGCCGGTGGTGCTGGGTAGCGCCACGCCGTCGCTGGAGACGCTGCACAACGCGCAGTCCGGCCGCTACGCGCTGCTTCGGCTGCGCCGGCGGGCGGGCGACGCGCGGCCGCCGCAGGTTCGGGTGCTGGACGTGCGCAAGCGCCCGCTGCACGCCGGCCTGTCCGAGGAATCATTGGCGGCGATCCGCGCTGCGCTGGATGCGGGCGGGCAGGTGCTGGTGTTCCGCAACCGCCGGGGCTATGCGCCGGTGCTGCTCTGCCACGACTGCGGCTGGAGCGCGCACTGCCCGCGCTGCAGCACGCCGGAACGGCCCACCGCGATGACTGTGCACGCCCACGGCAAGCGCCTGCAGTGCCACCACTGCGGCCACCGCCGGCCGTCGCCGCCGGCCTGTCCGGATTGCGCCAGCCTGGCGCTGCAGCCGCAGGGCAACGGCACCGAACGGATCGAGGCCGAACTGCAGGCGCGTTTCGACGCGGTGCCGGTGATCCGCATCGATCGCGGCAGCACCGGCCAGCGCGACGGCCTGCAGAAACATCTCGATGCGCTGGGCAACCGGCCGGGCATCCTGATCGGCACGCAGATGCTGGCCAAGGGCCACGACCTGGGCAATCTGGTGCTGGTGGTGGTGGTGGGGATCGACGAGGGCCTGTTCTCCGCCGATTTCCGCAGCGGCGAGAAGCTCGCGCAGCTGCTGATCCAGGTAGCCGGTCGCGCCGGTCGCGCCGACCGTCCGGGCACCGTGCTGTTGCAGACCCATCACCCGGAGCATCCATTGCTGCAGACGCTGGTGGGCGGCGGCTACCACGCCTTCGCCGATGGCGAACTGGCGCTGCGCGAGGCCGCCGGATTCCCGCCATTCGCCCATCTCGCCCTGCTGCGCGCCGAGGCCAAGCGGGCGGAGCTGCCGCTGCAGTTCCTGCAGCTGGCGAAGACGCTGCTGGATAGCAGCGCAATCGAAGTGCACGGTCCGCTGCCCGCTCCCATGCCGCGCCGCGCCGGCTTCGTGCGTTCGCAGCTGCTGCTGGCCGCGCCGGCACGCGCCGCCCTGCATGCGGCGCTGGACGTGGCGGTGCCCGCGCTGTACGCCGCGCCGGACGCGCGGCGGGTGCGCTGGTCGCTGGACGTGGATCCGCTGGACCTGTACTGA
- the thiS gene encoding sulfur carrier protein ThiS, translating into MIQLQVNGETRPIEAATLAQALLELGYHEAHVATALNGVFVAAGQRAAQRLCEGDALEILAPMQGG; encoded by the coding sequence GTGATCCAGCTGCAGGTCAACGGCGAAACCCGCCCCATCGAAGCCGCCACGCTGGCGCAGGCGCTGCTCGAGCTGGGCTATCACGAAGCGCATGTGGCCACCGCCCTCAACGGCGTGTTCGTGGCCGCCGGTCAGCGCGCCGCGCAGCGGTTGTGCGAAGGCGACGCGCTGGAAATCCTCGCCCCGATGCAGGGAGGTTGA
- a CDS encoding DUF3106 domain-containing protein — translation MTRSSPHSPPPAAVAAFLRGLDRRARLLALVQCGDTAAATRALDATARVFATEAGQRPIAQWPQQYWRLLLTAPTMRQADTPAAGPLPGITRLPPPVRAAVLLHLVAALEDADAAAALGIDTDAYQLRIRDALPRDVLGQPDLDVWRAWRAAAQRALEALPEAAPADAPRTPGPQADATADAARHRRRMRWLWLGVALCAVALVASFFLHPRGRELLDQWRNHVQVAPLPPAAAPKARFDPVDPALHPDRELLAEPGTVQLARQLPLLAWLAAEAPDTLPAPPLAPAFADTASAVPAAPSPAASLSERMRAWDRLSPQQRAQQRGALAEWQALPADEQALLRRLAARFAALPPAEQQALRERYASLSFDAHRGWHLGPRLGRDWPRIGALFAYVEPGEREPLLRLLRAASAEELDTLARLAQITPPEARAALRRELLAQLPAQRSAWLRARLQQ, via the coding sequence ATGACCAGATCCAGCCCCCATTCCCCCCCACCCGCGGCGGTCGCCGCCTTCCTGCGTGGCCTGGACCGGCGCGCGCGCCTGCTAGCGCTGGTGCAGTGCGGCGACACCGCAGCGGCCACGCGCGCGCTGGATGCCACCGCCCGGGTCTTCGCCACCGAAGCAGGCCAACGGCCGATCGCGCAGTGGCCGCAGCAGTACTGGCGACTGCTGCTGACCGCCCCGACCATGCGGCAGGCCGACACCCCGGCTGCCGGCCCCCTGCCCGGGATCACGCGGCTGCCGCCGCCGGTGCGGGCCGCCGTCCTGCTGCACCTGGTGGCCGCGCTGGAAGATGCCGATGCCGCGGCCGCGCTGGGCATCGACACCGACGCCTACCAGCTGCGGATCCGCGACGCGCTGCCGCGCGATGTCCTCGGCCAGCCCGACCTCGACGTCTGGCGCGCCTGGCGCGCCGCCGCGCAGCGGGCGCTGGAGGCCCTGCCGGAAGCCGCCCCCGCCGACGCGCCCCGGACGCCCGGGCCGCAGGCCGATGCGACCGCGGACGCCGCCCGCCACCGCCGACGCATGCGCTGGTTGTGGCTGGGCGTCGCGCTGTGCGCGGTGGCGCTGGTGGCGAGCTTTTTCCTGCACCCGCGCGGACGCGAACTGCTGGACCAGTGGCGCAACCACGTGCAGGTGGCGCCGCTTCCGCCCGCCGCTGCACCCAAGGCGCGTTTCGACCCTGTTGACCCGGCCCTGCACCCCGACCGCGAGCTGCTGGCCGAGCCGGGCACCGTGCAGCTGGCACGCCAGCTGCCGCTGTTGGCCTGGCTGGCGGCAGAGGCCCCCGACACGCTGCCGGCGCCACCGCTGGCGCCGGCCTTCGCGGACACCGCCTCGGCGGTACCGGCCGCGCCCTCCCCGGCCGCCAGCCTGTCGGAACGCATGCGTGCCTGGGACCGGCTGTCGCCGCAGCAGCGCGCGCAGCAGCGCGGGGCGCTGGCGGAATGGCAGGCCCTGCCGGCCGACGAGCAGGCGCTCCTGCGGCGGCTGGCGGCGCGATTCGCCGCACTGCCCCCGGCCGAGCAGCAGGCCCTGCGCGAGCGCTACGCGTCACTGTCCTTCGATGCCCACCGCGGCTGGCACCTGGGGCCCCGGCTGGGGCGCGACTGGCCGCGCATCGGCGCGCTGTTCGCGTACGTCGAGCCCGGCGAGCGCGAACCGCTGCTACGGCTGCTGCGGGCCGCCTCCGCCGAAGAGCTGGACACGCTGGCACGGCTGGCGCAGATCACCCCGCCGGAAGCCCGTGCCGCGCTGCGCCGGGAGTTGCTGGCGCAGCTGCCTGCACAGCGCTCGGCCTGGCTGCGGGCGCGCCTGCAGCAGTAA
- a CDS encoding trimeric intracellular cation channel family protein, translating to MSTLLLVFDLIGTFVFALSGGTVAVRQRLDLFGVLVLSCAAAVSGGIVRDVLIDAHPPAALADWRYLVTAILAGLVTFRWSAAIERLRNPVQLFDAAGLALFAVLGTGKALAFGMSPFAATLLGMTTGIGGGIVRDLLVARVPVVLQAELYAVAALVGGGVVALAAVLQLPQQPAMAVGALACFGLRWMALRHGWQLPVARPREDG from the coding sequence ATGTCCACCCTCCTGCTTGTTTTCGACCTGATCGGCACCTTCGTGTTCGCGCTCAGCGGCGGCACCGTGGCGGTGCGTCAGCGGCTGGACCTCTTCGGCGTGCTGGTGCTGTCCTGCGCGGCCGCGGTGTCGGGCGGGATCGTCCGCGATGTCCTGATCGACGCGCATCCGCCGGCCGCGCTGGCCGACTGGCGCTATCTGGTTACGGCGATACTGGCCGGGCTGGTCACGTTCCGCTGGTCCGCTGCGATCGAGCGCCTGCGCAACCCGGTGCAGCTGTTCGACGCCGCGGGACTGGCGCTGTTCGCGGTGCTGGGCACCGGCAAGGCGCTGGCTTTCGGGATGTCGCCGTTCGCCGCGACCCTGCTGGGAATGACGACCGGGATCGGCGGCGGCATCGTCCGCGACCTGCTGGTGGCGCGGGTGCCGGTGGTGCTGCAGGCCGAACTGTACGCGGTGGCGGCATTGGTCGGCGGTGGCGTGGTGGCGCTGGCGGCGGTCCTGCAACTGCCGCAGCAGCCGGCGATGGCGGTCGGTGCGCTTGCCTGTTTCGGGCTGCGCTGGATGGCCCTGCGCCATGGCTGGCAGCTGCCGGTCGCGCGGCCGCGCGAGGACGGCTGA
- the thiC gene encoding phosphomethylpyrimidine synthase ThiC produces the protein MQPSDTRPGTVTTGPIRGSRKVYLSPPGHPGLRVPLREIALDDPQTPRLHLYDTSGPYTEDGVAIDLAAGLPPVREDWLAARGFEAIEGRRVRPEDNGFASGERLVAPCPAARTLRRGADGQPVTQLEFARAGIVTEEMVYAAHRENLGRIAASDEEERRLAEGESFGAALPALVTPEFVREEIARGRAILPANINHPELEPMVIGRNFLVKVNANIGNSALSSGVAEEVEKLVWSIRWGADTVMDLSTGRNIHNLRSWILRNAPVPIGTVPLYQALEKVGGDPAKLDWEVFKDTLIEQAEQGVDYFTIHAGVRLAHVPLTSKRVTGIVSRGGSILARWCLRYHRENFLYERFDEICDILRRYDVAFSLGDGLRPGSIADANDAAQFAELDTLGELTKVAWDKGCQVMVEGPGHVPMHRIRDNMTRQLEVCSDAPFYTLGPLTTDAAPGHDHLTSAIGAAMIGWFGTAMLCYVTPKEHLGLPDRDDVKTGVISYKVAAHAADLAKGHPAAQAHDDALSRARFAFRWEDQFNLSLDPDTARAYHDATLPKDAHKSAHFCSMCGPKFCSMQLSHELRDAADAGMQAKSAEFVAAGGELYVDAAP, from the coding sequence ATGCAGCCGTCCGATACCCGCCCGGGCACCGTCACCACCGGCCCGATCCGCGGCTCTCGCAAGGTCTACCTGTCGCCGCCCGGCCACCCCGGCCTGCGCGTGCCGCTGCGCGAAATCGCGCTGGACGACCCGCAGACGCCCCGCCTGCACCTGTACGACACCTCCGGCCCCTACACCGAAGACGGCGTCGCCATCGACCTGGCCGCCGGGCTGCCGCCAGTGCGTGAAGATTGGCTGGCCGCGCGCGGCTTCGAGGCCATCGAAGGGCGCAGGGTGCGTCCCGAGGACAACGGGTTTGCCAGCGGCGAGCGGCTGGTGGCGCCCTGTCCGGCGGCGCGCACGCTGCGCCGCGGCGCTGACGGGCAGCCGGTGACCCAGCTGGAGTTCGCGCGCGCCGGCATCGTCACCGAGGAAATGGTCTATGCCGCCCATCGCGAAAACCTGGGCCGCATCGCCGCCAGCGACGAGGAGGAGCGCCGCCTGGCCGAAGGCGAATCCTTTGGCGCGGCGCTGCCAGCGTTGGTGACGCCGGAATTCGTGCGCGAAGAGATCGCCCGCGGCCGCGCCATCCTGCCGGCCAACATCAACCATCCCGAGCTCGAGCCGATGGTGATCGGCCGCAACTTCCTGGTGAAGGTCAACGCCAACATCGGCAACTCGGCACTGTCCTCCGGCGTGGCCGAGGAGGTGGAGAAGCTGGTGTGGTCGATCCGCTGGGGCGCGGACACGGTCATGGACCTGTCCACCGGCCGCAACATCCACAACCTGCGCAGCTGGATCCTGCGCAACGCGCCGGTGCCGATCGGCACGGTGCCGCTGTACCAGGCGCTGGAAAAGGTCGGCGGCGACCCGGCCAAGCTGGATTGGGAGGTGTTCAAGGACACCCTGATCGAACAGGCCGAGCAGGGCGTGGATTACTTCACCATCCATGCCGGGGTGCGGCTGGCGCATGTGCCGCTGACCTCGAAGCGGGTCACCGGGATCGTCTCCCGCGGCGGATCGATCCTGGCGCGCTGGTGCCTGCGCTATCACCGCGAGAATTTCCTCTACGAACGCTTCGACGAGATCTGCGACATCCTGCGCCGTTACGACGTCGCCTTCTCACTGGGCGACGGGCTGCGCCCCGGCAGCATTGCTGACGCCAATGACGCCGCCCAGTTCGCCGAACTCGATACCCTCGGCGAGCTGACCAAAGTGGCCTGGGACAAGGGCTGCCAAGTGATGGTGGAAGGCCCCGGCCACGTGCCGATGCACAGGATCCGCGACAACATGACGCGCCAGCTGGAGGTCTGCAGCGACGCGCCGTTCTACACCCTGGGCCCGCTGACCACCGATGCCGCGCCCGGCCACGACCACCTGACCTCGGCGATCGGCGCGGCGATGATCGGCTGGTTCGGCACCGCGATGCTCTGCTACGTCACCCCCAAGGAGCACCTGGGCCTGCCCGACCGCGACGACGTCAAGACCGGCGTGATCAGCTACAAGGTTGCCGCCCACGCCGCCGACCTGGCCAAGGGCCATCCGGCCGCGCAGGCGCATGACGACGCGCTGTCGCGGGCGCGCTTCGCATTCCGCTGGGAAGACCAATTCAACCTCTCGCTGGATCCCGACACCGCGCGCGCCTACCACGACGCCACCCTGCCCAAGGACGCGCACAAGAGCGCGCATTTCTGCTCGATGTGCGGGCCCAAGTTCTGCTCGATGCAACTCAGCCACGAGCTGCGCGACGCGGCTGATGCCGGGATGCAGGCGAAGTCGGCGGAGTTCGTCGCCGCCGGTGGCGAGCTGTACGTGGACGCCGCGCCGTGA
- a CDS encoding DUF1203 domain-containing protein, producing MEYIVSGLPLAPFEPLFGLGDAALRAHGAVRIRADARPGFPCRITLEDAAPGESLLLLHWQHQPAATPYRSGGPIFVREGARATARVRNAIPPQQRERLLSVRGYDADGWMHDADVLEGTQLETAIERFFQDPRIACLHVHNARRGCYACRSDRA from the coding sequence ATGGAATACATCGTTTCAGGCCTGCCGCTGGCGCCCTTCGAACCCCTGTTCGGACTGGGCGATGCCGCGCTGCGCGCACACGGCGCCGTCCGCATCCGTGCCGATGCGAGGCCCGGATTTCCATGCCGGATCACCTTGGAGGACGCCGCCCCGGGCGAGTCACTGCTCCTCCTGCACTGGCAGCACCAGCCGGCCGCGACACCCTACCGCAGCGGCGGCCCAATCTTCGTGCGCGAGGGGGCGCGGGCCACGGCCCGGGTGCGCAACGCGATCCCGCCGCAGCAACGCGAACGCCTGCTGTCGGTGCGCGGCTACGACGCCGATGGCTGGATGCACGATGCGGACGTGCTCGAGGGGACGCAGCTGGAGACCGCGATCGAACGCTTCTTCCAGGATCCGCGGATCGCCTGCCTGCACGTCCACAACGCCCGCCGCGGTTGCTACGCCTGCCGCAGCGACCGCGCCTGA
- a CDS encoding FAD-dependent oxidoreductase, translated as MSARVTVLGAGVAGLAAALELARAGAEVEVLEVGMQPGGEAASRFAGGMLAPWCECVSAEPLVAELGRQALDWWPRQYPGTVRNGTLVLAAARDAGELEAFAQRSDNYRRLDADGVAALEPELAGRFRQGLFFADEAHLDPRAALAALVARLQPLGVAIHYGVDASKVPGDGRTVLDCRGYAARDRLPELRGVRGEMLLLHSDDVQFARPIRLLHPRGMHYLVPRGGGDYMLGGSMLESDDAGATSARSVMELLNAAYALHPALAEARILELGHGLRPAFPDNLPRLEQRDGRWHLNGLFRHGYLLAPALAQQAAVRLLEAA; from the coding sequence GTGAGCGCGCGCGTCACCGTGCTGGGCGCCGGCGTGGCCGGCCTGGCGGCCGCATTGGAGTTGGCCCGGGCGGGTGCCGAGGTGGAGGTGCTGGAAGTCGGCATGCAGCCCGGCGGCGAGGCTGCCAGCCGCTTTGCCGGCGGCATGCTGGCGCCGTGGTGCGAATGCGTCAGCGCTGAACCGCTGGTGGCCGAACTGGGCCGGCAGGCGCTGGACTGGTGGCCGCGGCAGTACCCCGGCACCGTCCGCAACGGCACGCTGGTATTGGCCGCTGCGCGCGATGCCGGCGAGCTGGAAGCCTTTGCCCAGCGCAGCGACAACTACCGCCGGCTGGACGCCGACGGCGTGGCCGCACTCGAGCCGGAACTGGCCGGGCGGTTCCGCCAGGGCCTGTTCTTCGCCGACGAAGCGCACCTGGATCCGCGCGCGGCGCTGGCGGCACTGGTGGCGCGGTTGCAGCCACTCGGCGTTGCCATCCACTACGGCGTGGACGCGAGCAAGGTGCCAGGCGATGGCCGGACCGTGCTCGACTGCCGCGGCTACGCCGCCCGCGACCGCCTGCCGGAACTGCGCGGCGTGCGCGGCGAGATGCTGCTGCTGCACAGCGACGATGTGCAGTTCGCGCGACCGATCCGCCTGCTGCATCCGCGCGGCATGCACTACCTGGTGCCGCGCGGCGGTGGCGATTACATGCTGGGCGGCAGCATGCTGGAAAGCGATGATGCCGGCGCGACCAGCGCGCGTTCGGTGATGGAGCTGCTCAACGCCGCTTACGCGCTGCACCCGGCGCTGGCCGAAGCGCGCATCCTCGAACTGGGCCACGGCCTGCGCCCGGCCTTCCCCGACAACCTGCCGCGGCTTGAGCAGCGCGACGGTCGCTGGCATCTGAACGGGCTGTTCCGCCACGGCTACCTGTTGGCACCAGCGCTGGCGCAACAGGCCGCGGTGCGCCTGTTGGAGGCGGCGTGA